The sequence AGCGACTATTTGGGCTACCGTGGAGACTTTAACCCCTCATCCGGCAGGCTGAACCTAATGAACAGGCCGCTGAACGCGCTGACGATAACGACGGAGACATACGCCAAGGAGACAGAGGGAGCAGCCATCCAACTGGATTATCCGCAAATTTCAGGACTCGCGAGCGCGTCTGTGCAGCAGAGCATCAATGATGCGCTAAAAAAGGCAGCCATGAGCTTTGCAGCCGACGCCGGACAAGCGATTACCGAAAAAAACGAACAGGACCGTCCGTACGAGTTCGACTCGAATTACGTGGTGACCTATAACCAGGATGGCGTGCTTAGCCTGGTCATGAGCCAATACAGCTATACCGGGGGCGCCCATGGAATGACGGTACGCCAGGCGTTTACTTTTTCGCTTAGGGACGGCAAGCGTCTGCTGCTCGGCGATTTGTTCGGAGCCAATCCGAACTACAAAAAGCTGCTGAACGAGAAGATCGGCAAGCAGCTCAAGGCGGATGCAGGTTATTTTGGCGGCTTTAACGGCCTGAATACCGAGAAATATTTCTATCTTAAAGATGGCCGGGTCGTGCTCTTCTTTCAGTTATATGAATATACGCCATATGCCGCAGGCTTCCCAGA is a genomic window of Paenibacillus durus ATCC 35681 containing:
- a CDS encoding DUF3298 and DUF4163 domain-containing protein — its product is MKSRLARKWGAGMIAFGMLLGGTLLPEGTGLAAPVKTQAGYTLITLKLNGTVTPQQGIYREGKVWIPITFLKNVLGMPISYSKAESAYTIGQGVRQTKLMVSDYGIYLAVNGYYINEYEGRNFNNHLYVPFGLLSDYLGYRGDFNPSSGRLNLMNRPLNALTITTETYAKETEGAAIQLDYPQISGLASASVQQSINDALKKAAMSFAADAGQAITEKNEQDRPYEFDSNYVVTYNQDGVLSLVMSQYSYTGGAHGMTVRQAFTFSLRDGKRLLLGDLFGANPNYKKLLNEKIGKQLKADAGYFGGFNGLNTEKYFYLKDGRVVLFFQLYEYTPYAAGFPEFTFTFKELLPNGNSPFAGMK